GCATCGACGCCATCAGCTCCCAATGCACGCTGCATTGGAAGCCATCGAGCAAGCCTGCCATGGCCAGTGCCCAGCTGCCGGTACACACCGCGCCGAGGCGCTTGCAATGCACGCGGGCCTGGTTGCGCAGCCAGGCGATGTGCTCAGGCTTCACCGCCGTGCGAATACCCACGCCACCGCACACGATCACAGCGTCGAAGCTGTGCGGGTCCTGCGTCGAGGCATCCGGCGTGACCGGCACGCCATCGCTCGCCCACACCGGCTGGCCGTTGAAGCTGAGGGTTTGCCAGCGGTAGAGCTCTTCGCCGGCCAGTTGGTTGGCCATGCGCAGCGGCTCGACCGCCGAGGCCAGTGAAATCAGGGTGAACTGGTCCAGCAGCAAAAAGCCGATGTTCTGGCAAGCAGGCGCGTGAGGCGTCATGACCGGTACCCCCCAACGGCTGATCAGGATTGCCCCAGCGAAACCGGTTCGGCCGTCGGGCCGTGCGGACGCGCCGTGAGCAGGCCGATCAAGGAGATGACCAGCGCCAGGCCAATGGTCGACGACACTTCGGTACGGTGCTCCGGCGTGACCATCATCACCCCCAGCGCCAGGCAGATGAACACGATCACCAGGTAGGTCAGCCAGGGAAACAGCCACATGCGAAAGGTCAACTCGACGTTCTGTCGACGCAGCAACCGGCGCATGCGCAGTTGGGAGATGGCAATCACCAAATACACCAGCAGCGCGATGGCGCCGGAACTGGCCAGCAGAAACTGGAACAACCCGGCCGGCATGAAGTAACTGAGCAATGTCACGCCCGCGCCGATGATGGTGCTGGCAACCACCGCGGCCCTGGGCACGCCTGCCGTCGAGGTGCGTTTGAGCGCTTGCGGTGCGTCGCCACGTTTGCCCAGGGAAAACAACATGCGCGAAGAGATGTAGATCGAGGAGTTCATGCAGCTGGCCACGGCGATCAACACCACGAGGTCAACCATGAATTTGGCATGGGGGATGTTCATCAACTCCAGCGCGCGTTGATAAGAACCTACCGACGCCAGCAGCGGGTCATTCCACGGCACCACCGAAATGACGATGGAAATCGACAACAGGTAAAAAATGCCGATGCGCCAGATCACCGAACGGGTGGCCTTGGCAATGTTCTGCGCCGGGTTACTCGACTCGGCCGCCGCGATAGTCACGGCTTCGGTGCCGATGAAACTGAACATAATGGTGATAAACGCGCCCACCACCGCCGACAGGCCGTTGGGTGCGAAACCGCCGTGTTCCTGCATCAACCGGCTGAGGCCGCTGGCCTCGCGGTCGGGAACCCAGCCCATCAACACGCTGAAACCCAGGCCGATGAACCCCATGATCGCGAGCACCTTGGCCATCGCGAACCAGAACTCGAACTCACCGTACTTGGCCACGCTGAACAGGTTGGTGATGACCAGCAGGATGATCGACAGCAAGGCGAACAGCCACGCGTCCACCTGCGGGAACCACTGGTTGAGCACATGCCCGGCCGCCAGCGCCTCGATCGGGATGACCAGCACCCAGAACCACCAATACAGCCAACCGATGGTGAACCCCGCCCAAGGGCCGATGGCCTGGTCGGCGTAGGTGGAAAACGAGCCCGTGTCCGGCCGCGCCACGGCCATTTCACCGAGCATGCGCATCACCAGCACCACCAGCAGCCCCGAGGCCAGATAGGCCAGCAACACCGCCGGCCCGGCGGCCGCAATGGCATGCCCGGAACCGACAAACAACCCGGCACCGATGATGCCGGCGATGGACAGCATGGTCACGTGGCGCGGCTTGAAGCCTTGCGCCAACTGGCCGTTGGAATCCGTGGAGTTCAGGCTATTCATTGTTCTTGTTGTGCTCTGCGACCGAATTCGCACCACCTTAAGGGGGCTCGGCAAGGCCAAAGTAGCCTGGTTGCGCCATTGTCATGCTCGATGTCGACACGCAGGCAAACCGTGGGCGTCAGCGGCAGTCGACCCAATCACAACGCAGTTCCAAATGTGGGGCTTGCTCCCGATTGCGGTGTGCCAGCCAACTTATCTGTATCTGACACTCTGCCATCGGGAGCAAGCCCCTCCCACAGTGGATCTGCGGGCACTTGCGCCTCAGCGCAACGCCGGGTGCTCGCGCAGATGGTCGACCAGGAAATCGACCAGGCTGCGTACACGCACCGGCGCCTTGAGGCCTTCGCGGTATACCACCTGCACCGGAATCGATGCCGGCTCGCAGGCGGATAACACCCGGCGCAGGCGCCCGCTCTGCAAATAGTCGTACAGCGCATAACTCTCGCACCGCACCAGCCCGGCGCCATGGGCAGCGGCGTTGATGGCTGCCTGCACGGTGGAGCAACTGAGGTGAGGGCGCGCCTTGAGCAGGCAGGTTTCGACGCCGGCCTGGAACGGCCATTGCACCTTGTCCTGATGGGCCTGCACGGCGATCAGTCGGTGCTGCAGCAGGTCGTGTGGAACCTGGGGTTGGCCATGGGCGGCCAGATACGCCGGGCTGGCGCAGATGATCGAGCGCACCTGCCCGACCGGGCGCGCAATCAACGAGGAGTTGGGCAAATGCCCCATCACCACGGCCACATCCACGCCTTCCTCATGCAGGTTGACGAGGCGGTCATGATAATGCGCAAAAAGCCGCACCTGCGGGTACAGGTCCATGTAGCGCGTCAGCATCGGCGCCATGACATAACGACTGAACAACAACGGCAGATGCACCCGCAGGCTGCCTTGTGCCTGCACGTGCAAGCCCTTGGCAAACGCTTCGGCCTGCTCGACGTCATCCAGGATGCGCGAACAGTCAGCCATGAACGCCGCGCCCGCTTCTGTCAGCGCCACACCGCGCGTGCTGCGCACCACCAGCGGTACGCCAAGCCGCGCCTCCAGGCGGGCGATGGCGCGCACCAGTGTCGGGCCGGAGACCTCCAGCAGGCGCGCCGCCGAGGCAAGGCTGGGGCGCTGCGACAAGGCGCGAAACATCAGCATTTCATGGTAGCGGTCCATCACGCGGCGCCGGGGTGTACAGGCTTGAGCCTGAAATCCTGGCGCAGACGCTCGACCAGAAAGTCCACGCAGGTGCGCACCTTGGCCGGCACCCGTGTGGTGTTCTGGTACACCACATGAATCGGCAACGCGGCAGGCTCGAACGCTTCGAGCACCAGGCTCAGCTCGCCATCGGCCACACGTTGCGCCACTTGATAGGACAACACCCGGGTCAGCCCCCAGCCCTCACAGGCGACATGGATCGCCGCCTGGTTGGCACTCACCACCAGGCGTGGGTCCACGCGCACGCTCAAGGGGCCGGCATCACTGCGAAAGTGCCAGTCGCTCAGCAGCGTGCTGGCGCTGGACATCACCACATTGGCGCGGCTCAACTCGTGGGGATGGCTGGGCCGACCGTGACGCGCAAAATACACCGGCGCGCCGCAAACCACCTGGCGCACCTCACCGACCTTGATCGCGTGCTGCTGGCTGTCGTGCAGATGGCCGATGCGGATGGCCACATCGATGCCTTCCTCCGACAGGTTAACCAGCCGGTCGACCAGCAATGCGTTGACCTGTACGGCGGGAAACAGGTCGAGGTAATCAGCCAGCAACGGTGCGATGTAGAGTTCGCCGAACAGCACCGGCGCGGTCACTGTGAGGGCGCCGCGCGGCAAGGAGTAGCCGCCCGAGGCGGATTGCTCCGCCTCGTCCAGCTCGCTCAGGATGCGCCGGCAGTCTTCCAGGTAGCGCTGGCCCGCTTCGGTCAGGTGCAGGCTGCGCGTGGTTCGCGCCAGCAACTGCGTGCCGATGCGCGCCTCCATGGCCGCAATCGCCCGCGTCACGCTCGGCGCGGAAATGTGCAGGCGACGCGCCGCGGCGGCGAAACCCTCTTCTTCCGCGACGCGGACAAACACCTGCATTTCTTGAAAGCGATCCATGGCAAACCCGTTGTGGTGGTGTGAATCACGCCTGTTGCAGGCCTATGGCGGTACGTTGCATGCCGGCAAAACCGGGCAACGCTTCAATGCGGCCCAGCCATGCACGCACCTGCGGGTAGTCGCTCAAGTCGACATTGCCTTCCGGCGCGTGGGACACGTAAGTGTAGGCGGCGATATCGGCGATGGTTCGCGCGCTGCCGGCCAGGAAGGGGCTGTCGCCCAGTTCTTCTTCCATGACCTTGAGCAAGGCGTGGGAGCGCGCGATCGCGTCCTCGGCGTTATACGCTGCACCGAACACCGTGATCAACCGCGCCGTGGCAGGGCCCGCATGGATCTGCCCGGCCGCTACCGACAACCAACGCTGCACCCTGGCCTGCCCCAGCGCGTCGGCGGGCAACCATTGGCCATCGCCGTACTTGACGGCAAGGTAGGTGAGGATGGCATTCGAATCGGCCAACACCGTGCCGTTGTCGTCGATGACCGGCACTTGGCCAAAGCGATTGAGGGCCAGGAATTCGCGGGTCTTGTGCGCGCCGTTGGCCAGGTCCACCGAGATCAGCTCGGTGGGCAAGCCCAGCAGCGACAGCATCAACTCGACCCGGTGGGCGTGGCCGGACAGAGGGTGGCGGTACAGTTTGATCGGGTTGCGGGACATGACGTGCTCCATTTATCAAAGGTAGGGTTCAAGACGCTAGTGCGTCTGTGTGGCCATGTTCGGCCGTCGCGTTCAACAGCGGAATTACCAGGGTGTGCAATCCAGCATTTCACAAAGCGCAATGATCGGCGCCACGCCTGGGGCTTAGATGTCCAGCACCAGCGGCTCGCTGCCCTGAGCCGGCACGGCGCAGCAGATCAGCACTTCGTTGGGCGCCAAAGGCTCGGCGGGGGTGTTGAGGTAATGCACCTGGCCACGGCGCAAGGTGGATTTGCAGGTGCCGCACGAACCGCCGCGACAACTGAAGGGCGGCGTGAGGCCACGCGCTTCGGCCAGCTCCAGCAAGGTGCCGGCGCCGGGTTCCCAGCGCGCCTCTTTAGCGGAGGTGGCAAACAGCACTTTCACCGCTTCGCTGGAGACCGGCGTTTGTGGCGCCGCGGCCACGCTCACCTCGCTGTCGCGTACCAGCGTGGATGGCCCGAAGGTTTCGGCATGAATGCGCTCGTCCGGGATACGCAGCGCGCGCAGGCCGTCGTACAGCGCCTGGGTGAAGGTGCCGGGGCCGCACAGGTAATAGTCGTAGTCATCCAACGGCAGCACCGACTTGAGCAGCGAAATGTCGATCCTGCCCACCGCGTCGTAGCCCGGCCCCGGCCCAGGCGCCTGGCTGACAACCCGCAACCAATGCAGCTTGTCCCCGGCTCGTGCCAGCAGCGCCTTCAGTTCATCGGTAAACGCCAGCTCCTGCACCGTGCGCGCACTTTGGATCAGCCAGGTCGGGCGCATGCGGTTGATGCGTTTGCCTTCGTATACCACCTCGCGCAGCATCGACAGCAACGGCGTGATCCCCACGCCGGCGCCCAGCAACACCAACGGCCGACGCTCGGCGGGCCGCACCGTGAAGTGCCCCTGGGGCGCCCGCACTTGCAGCCGGTCGCCAACCTGAAGCTGCGCATGCAAATGCGAAGACACCGCGCCGTCGCGCTTGACGCTGATGCGCAGGAAATCATCGGACGGCGCACTGGAGACGCTGTAGGTGCGAATCACCGCCGCCGCGTGGCCCGGCAATGTCACGCGCACCGGCAGATGCTGCCCCGGCGCATAGACCGGCAGCCCCGCACCGTCGTCGGCGTGCAGGTAAAACGAGCGGATGTGTACACTTTCATCAACCACCCGCGCCACCCGCAGCGCCCGCCATTGCGCGCTGAGGGCCTGGGCCTTGAACCGTTCGGCGGCCTGCGACCAATTGCCGGTCATCAGTGAGCTGGGAGACACCCCTTCGGCCTGGTCTTCCCAGCGCAACCCGAGCGCGGCCTTGCGGTAGACGCTGCGTTGCGGGGTAAACCGCCACAGCCGCTCGGCGCCCTGGAACGCGGCGATTTCGGGGTCATCCAACAGCACTTGGGCGCTGCCGCTCATTTGCAACAGGTCACCGCTGGCAAAATCGACAAAAACCAGGCCCGCACGCGGGTTCAGCAGAATATTGCCCAGGGTGTTGAAGAACAGGTTGCCGGAGAAATCCGGCACGGTCAGGCTGCCGTCCGCCTCCACGCGCACGAAGCCGGGCAGCCCGCCGCGATGGGACGCATCGACCTGCATCTGGCCGTCGCGGATCACGTAAGTGGCCACATAGAACGAGTCCGCCGTGGTCACCAGGCGCCGGATCAACGGGTCGTTGGCGGGCAACTCGACCACAGGGCCAGGCTGTTCGTCGACCACGCGGTACTGGCGCAGGTTGATATAACGCGGGCAGTTGCCATAGGCCTGGGTGACTTCGATCTCAACGCCCTGCTTGAGTTGGCGACGCACAATGCCGTTCATGCGGTTGCGGCGTCGGGTATGCAACTCGATGCCCAGCATGCCGATCGCACGCCCCTCGCCCAAGCCCTCCTGGGCCGGGTCCTGGGGTTGCGGCGCCAGCGTAATCCGCAGGGTTTGCGGGGTGGGCGACTGCATGAAGCCCGGCTGCCCGCTGCGCAGGGTCGCCCACACATCGCCCTGGCGGTCCACGCTGCCCAGCACCACAAAGGGCAGTTGCGCATAGAACTCGCGGTGCTGGTCTGGCATCCAGTCGCGTGCCATTTGCCGCTGGCCCACGCCGGCCATCATGTCTACCGCGCCCACGCTGCGTTGCAAGGCCAGTTCGCCCGCGTGCCACGGTGAGGCCGGCGGTGTCGAGATCTCATCCATTGGTGCTCTCCTCGATCGCGCCTTGGGTTAAGCAAGCACAGCGCGCGGTTGGATTTTTGCGCTATCGGCTGCTGGGCGGAACCTGCACGAATGGCAATTGAGTGTTTCAGTGCCTGAAAGGATGCCGTCGAGATGGATATCCCTGTGATACCTATCGTGGTTACGATGGTCGTCGATTCGCAAAGGAGGCACCCCATGGACCTGAAATTCAGTCACGTCGACGTACTGGTCGCCAACCTTGAAGACGCCTGCGCCTACTACGCGCAAACCCTCAAGGCGCGTATTTCCAGGACTTTCATCTGGGACCGGGGCGGCCTGCATGTGCGTTATGCCGTGGCGCTGATGGGCCAGGAGCGCTTCATGCTGGTTCAGCCGATCGCGGGCAACCTGCGGGAATTGTTGGACGCCCATGGCGAAGGCATGATCTATCGTCATTGCTACTCGACGCCGGACATTGAGGTTGCTTACGACGAACTGGTGGCCTCGGGCGTGCAACCCGAAGATGAAAATGGCCAGCCATTGGCGAAGCAAAACCTGCAAACGCCGGCCGGCGGGCGCATTATCTGGCTGCCCAAGCGCTTTGGGCATTTCTCTATCGAGATCCTCGAAGAGAAGGGCCTGGACGCGTTCATCGAGGCGGCGTTCGCCGATTGAGGGCACTCTGCGCCCGCACAGCAGTCTGTTCCTACACCTACCCCTCAGCCGCCGGAGTTTCCATGATCATTGTTCACCACCTCAACAACTCACGTTCGCAGCGCATCCTGTGGCTGCTCGAAGAGCTCGGCCTGCCCTACGAGATCAAGCGCTACCAACGCGACCCGAAGACCAACCTCGCGCCGCCTGAACTCAAGACGATCAATGCGCTGGGCAAGTCGCCGGTGAT
This region of Pseudomonas asgharzadehiana genomic DNA includes:
- a CDS encoding glutathione S-transferase family protein → MSRNPIKLYRHPLSGHAHRVELMLSLLGLPTELISVDLANGAHKTREFLALNRFGQVPVIDDNGTVLADSNAILTYLAVKYGDGQWLPADALGQARVQRWLSVAAGQIHAGPATARLITVFGAAYNAEDAIARSHALLKVMEEELGDSPFLAGSARTIADIAAYTYVSHAPEGNVDLSDYPQVRAWLGRIEALPGFAGMQRTAIGLQQA
- the gabP gene encoding GABA permease; translation: MNSLNSTDSNGQLAQGFKPRHVTMLSIAGIIGAGLFVGSGHAIAAAGPAVLLAYLASGLLVVLVMRMLGEMAVARPDTGSFSTYADQAIGPWAGFTIGWLYWWFWVLVIPIEALAAGHVLNQWFPQVDAWLFALLSIILLVITNLFSVAKYGEFEFWFAMAKVLAIMGFIGLGFSVLMGWVPDREASGLSRLMQEHGGFAPNGLSAVVGAFITIMFSFIGTEAVTIAAAESSNPAQNIAKATRSVIWRIGIFYLLSISIVISVVPWNDPLLASVGSYQRALELMNIPHAKFMVDLVVLIAVASCMNSSIYISSRMLFSLGKRGDAPQALKRTSTAGVPRAAVVASTIIGAGVTLLSYFMPAGLFQFLLASSGAIALLVYLVIAISQLRMRRLLRRQNVELTFRMWLFPWLTYLVIVFICLALGVMMVTPEHRTEVSSTIGLALVISLIGLLTARPHGPTAEPVSLGQS
- a CDS encoding VOC family protein is translated as MDLKFSHVDVLVANLEDACAYYAQTLKARISRTFIWDRGGLHVRYAVALMGQERFMLVQPIAGNLRELLDAHGEGMIYRHCYSTPDIEVAYDELVASGVQPEDENGQPLAKQNLQTPAGGRIIWLPKRFGHFSIEILEEKGLDAFIEAAFAD
- a CDS encoding 2Fe-2S iron-sulfur cluster-binding protein → MDEISTPPASPWHAGELALQRSVGAVDMMAGVGQRQMARDWMPDQHREFYAQLPFVVLGSVDRQGDVWATLRSGQPGFMQSPTPQTLRITLAPQPQDPAQEGLGEGRAIGMLGIELHTRRRNRMNGIVRRQLKQGVEIEVTQAYGNCPRYINLRQYRVVDEQPGPVVELPANDPLIRRLVTTADSFYVATYVIRDGQMQVDASHRGGLPGFVRVEADGSLTVPDFSGNLFFNTLGNILLNPRAGLVFVDFASGDLLQMSGSAQVLLDDPEIAAFQGAERLWRFTPQRSVYRKAALGLRWEDQAEGVSPSSLMTGNWSQAAERFKAQALSAQWRALRVARVVDESVHIRSFYLHADDGAGLPVYAPGQHLPVRVTLPGHAAAVIRTYSVSSAPSDDFLRISVKRDGAVSSHLHAQLQVGDRLQVRAPQGHFTVRPAERRPLVLLGAGVGITPLLSMLREVVYEGKRINRMRPTWLIQSARTVQELAFTDELKALLARAGDKLHWLRVVSQAPGPGPGYDAVGRIDISLLKSVLPLDDYDYYLCGPGTFTQALYDGLRALRIPDERIHAETFGPSTLVRDSEVSVAAAPQTPVSSEAVKVLFATSAKEARWEPGAGTLLELAEARGLTPPFSCRGGSCGTCKSTLRRGQVHYLNTPAEPLAPNEVLICCAVPAQGSEPLVLDI
- a CDS encoding LysR family transcriptional regulator yields the protein MDRFQEMQVFVRVAEEEGFAAAARRLHISAPSVTRAIAAMEARIGTQLLARTTRSLHLTEAGQRYLEDCRRILSELDEAEQSASGGYSLPRGALTVTAPVLFGELYIAPLLADYLDLFPAVQVNALLVDRLVNLSEEGIDVAIRIGHLHDSQQHAIKVGEVRQVVCGAPVYFARHGRPSHPHELSRANVVMSSASTLLSDWHFRSDAGPLSVRVDPRLVVSANQAAIHVACEGWGLTRVLSYQVAQRVADGELSLVLEAFEPAALPIHVVYQNTTRVPAKVRTCVDFLVERLRQDFRLKPVHPGAA
- a CDS encoding LysR substrate-binding domain-containing protein yields the protein MDRYHEMLMFRALSQRPSLASAARLLEVSGPTLVRAIARLEARLGVPLVVRSTRGVALTEAGAAFMADCSRILDDVEQAEAFAKGLHVQAQGSLRVHLPLLFSRYVMAPMLTRYMDLYPQVRLFAHYHDRLVNLHEEGVDVAVVMGHLPNSSLIARPVGQVRSIICASPAYLAAHGQPQVPHDLLQHRLIAVQAHQDKVQWPFQAGVETCLLKARPHLSCSTVQAAINAAAHGAGLVRCESYALYDYLQSGRLRRVLSACEPASIPVQVVYREGLKAPVRVRSLVDFLVDHLREHPALR